Part of the Bacteriovorax stolpii genome, CCAATAAAATCCTTAATCTTAGCCTGCGAAAACTTCTTATCGCAGTTATTTTCAATCGCATCAAAAAACTTAATCAACGACAAACACAACTTACTTCCCTTGGGCGTAAGAGAGTACGAGTAACCTCGCAAATCATTATCTACCATCTGCCTTGTAATGAATTTATTTTCTTCCAGAAAAGAAGTGCAGTGGCTGATGTTTCCTTTAGTCGTTGGGATAATTTCAGAGAGATCATTAAAGCGGATTGTTTTTTCTGGCTCAAAGAAGATGGCCAGGAGGATCAAAGACTGGTTGAGATTTAACCCAAAATCTTTAAGACCAAGGTTGAGTTCTTTTTGCAGTCTCATCCCATTGGAAATCAACGAAATGGTAGCGCTCTCATTTATAAATTTGTCTAGTTTTGGTTTTTTCATCTTGTTTAGTGGTAAATAGTTTAGCGCTAAACTATGTCAGGGCGAGTGTTTTTGCAATTGTTTTTCGCTGGGAGATTCTCTAATAATTGTGAACACAGGAGAAAAATATGCAAGCATCAAAGGCCTTGGTTCCCACACTTATTATAAAATTCCCAGAGCAGACAAAAGCCACAGTCATTTCCTTTTTATTAGGATTAGGAATGTTGAGTGCGCTTGCTCAACTTAAGTTTGTTCTTCCATGGACGCCTGTTCCGATCACTGGCCAGACATTTGGAGTGGCCCTTTTAGCGCTTCTTTGGGGAAGCCGTTTATCCTTTTCAGTTTTTGCTGCTTACTTAGGAATCGGTTTTTTAGGAGCACCGGTTTTCGCAGGAGGAGCTTCAGGATTATTAATGGGACCAACGATGGGATACTTAGGTGGAATGTTCATTGCTTCTTGGGTCGTTGGAAAATTTAGTGATAGAGGCTGGACTGGAAGCTTTTGGAAAGCTCTTCTTGCTTGTTATATCGGAAGCGCGATTATCTTCTCTTGTGGTGTTTTAGGATTATCGTTTTTTCTTCCAACTCAAAAGCTGTTGATCGCAGGAGTTCTGCCATTTTTACCTGGGGATTTATTAAAAAATTTACTGGCAGCGGGAATTACCACTCGAAGACTAGGTCGTCTGAAAACCACTTCTTTTTAACTTTGTAATCTTTGAGCGAGTCGTTGGCTTCGTAATTTTCTAACTGGTAGTTCTTCATTGTTTCAGCAAAGGCATTGCTGCAGCCATTGGGAACATTGCTTGCCATTGTGGTAAAACTTGAAGCAATGGCCCTCTCAACGCCGGAGAAGGCGTGGATGGATGTGTCTGAGATAATGCTTGGTATTTTAAAATCGTTGCAGCAGACCTGGTCAGCAGCGAGTTCCTTTTGCGACTTTTCCATATAAAGTTTTGAAAAGAAATCAAAAGTCTCGGCATTGGACGTTTTACCTTTATTGCCTTTATTGAGGTTTTCTGCGGCCGCACCGGTTGCAAAAACGTGAGAGACTCTCACATCGGCCGAATCAGGCTGCATATTGATTTTTAAAACGGTATCGCTCGTCGCTTCAATTGAAAGTGGCAATTCTCCAGAGCAGATAAAACTCATCACATGAAATTTTGTTAAAAGCTTATGCGGGTTTTTCTCTACAAAAATATATTGCTTTTGATGGGCCGAAGGAATTTTTTCAAATTCTGTTTTCATCGGAGTAATGACTATGCTGTTTTCTTCCGCTTTATCTTTTTTCTTTTCGCTCTTCATTTTGAAGGCGTTCACTTTTTTAAAGCAGGCCTGCTCGCCATTGATTGAAACTGGAACATTGACAGTATTTTTATCGTAAAAGCCGGCGCTGCTTGAGCCACCACCAAACGAGAGTCCAAAACCGCTTTCATTGCGGTAGCCGATAGCATTGCTGTTACATTTGGCGAATGCTTCTGAAAAAGAGAACGATAATAATAGTAGGGTCAAGGTGATTTTCACCTTATACGTTTCGGCTTTTGAGTAAATAACTTTAATTACCTGCGAGCAATGGTGTTGACCACGTGACCTGCGGCCATAAGACCGAATAAAGCAGTGATATGAGAGACCGAGCCCATGCCTGATTCACAGTCGAGCTTGAGGTTACTTTCCGGATCGGG contains:
- a CDS encoding MarR family winged helix-turn-helix transcriptional regulator, with amino-acid sequence MKKPKLDKFINESATISLISNGMRLQKELNLGLKDFGLNLNQSLILLAIFFEPEKTIRFNDLSEIIPTTKGNISHCTSFLEENKFITRQMVDNDLRGYSYSLTPKGSKLCLSLIKFFDAIENNCDKKFSQAKIKDFIGMAEELASWKS
- a CDS encoding biotin transporter BioY, which produces MQASKALVPTLIIKFPEQTKATVISFLLGLGMLSALAQLKFVLPWTPVPITGQTFGVALLALLWGSRLSFSVFAAYLGIGFLGAPVFAGGASGLLMGPTMGYLGGMFIASWVVGKFSDRGWTGSFWKALLACYIGSAIIFSCGVLGLSFFLPTQKLLIAGVLPFLPGDLLKNLLAAGITTRRLGRLKTTSF